A window from Kwoniella pini CBS 10737 chromosome 1, complete sequence encodes these proteins:
- a CDS encoding adenylosuccinate synthetase: MAPAPEGVSVVLGAQWGDEGKGKLVDILAAEADICARCAGGNNAGHTIVVRNAKGEKTSYAFNLLPSGLINPTCTAFIGSGVVVHLPSLFNELDTIERKGLKVADRLKISDRAHLVMGFHQIVDGLKEIELGGSSIGTTKRGIGPAYSSKASRSGLRVHHLYDPSFAAKFRKLVEGRFKRYGHFEFDTEGEIEMYLAFAERLRPFIVDGPLFMHNALQSGKRILVEGANALMLDLDYGTYPYVTSSSTSIGGVVTGLGIPPMAIKKVVGVIKAYTTRVGGGPFPSEQFGTIGETLQEVGAEWGTNTGRRRRCGWLDLVVMKYSTMINGYTSLNLTKLDVLDGFEEIKVATGYKIDGEQIDGFPADLDRLAKVEVEYTTFPGWKTDISNCKTYEELPENAKKYIKFIDEYLGVKTQYVGVGPGRDQNLIIF; this comes from the exons ATGGCTCCTG CTCCCGAAGGAGTATCCGTAGT TCTCGGAGCCCAATGGGGTGAcgaaggaaaaggaaaactAGTAGATATCTTagctgctgaagctgatatctGTGCAAGATGTGCTGGTGGTAATAATGCAGGACACACTATCGTAGTCAGAAATgctaaaggtgaaaagacAAGCTACGCTTTTAACCTCTTACCTTCTG GCTTGATCAACCCTACATGTACTGCTTTCATCGGTTCTGGAGTAGTCGTTCaccttccttctttattcAACGAACTCGATACCATCGAACGAAAAGGATTAAAGGTTGCCGACCGACTAAAGATCTCAGACCGAGCACACCTTGTTATGGGTTTCCACCAAATCGTCGATGGACTTAAGGAGATTGAATTAGGAGGATCATCAATCGGTACTACCAAAAGAGGTATCGGACCCGCTTACTCTTCCAAAGCTTCTCGATCAGGTTTGAGAGTTCACCATCTTTACGACCCTTCTTTCGCCGCCAAATTCCGAAAATTGGTAGAAGGTAGATTTAAGAGATACGGACACTTTGAATTCGATACTGAAGGGGAAATCGAGATGTACCTT GCTTTCGCCGAAAGACTTAGACCATTCATCGTCGATGGACCATTATTCATGCACAACGCTCTTCAATCCGGCAAAAGAATTCTCGTTGAAGGTGCAAACGCTTTGATGTTAGATCTTGATTATGGTACATATCCCTACGTAACTTCCTCATCTACTTCGATTGGTGGTGTAGTTACTGGATTAGGTATTCCTCCAATGGCTATTAAGAAAGTTGTTGGTGTAATCAAAGCTTATACAACTAGAGTTGGAGGTGGACCTTTCCCATCCGAACAATTCGGTACCATTGGTGAAACTCTTCAAGAAGTCGGTGCTGAATGGGGTACCAACACaggtagaagaagacgatGTGGTTGGTTAGATTTAGTAGTTATGAAATATTCTACTATGATTAACGGTTATACTTCTCTCAATTTAACAAAACTTGATGTCCTTGATGGATTTGAGGAAATTAAGGTAGCTACTGGTTACAAGATTGATGGTGAACAAATTGATGGATTCCCTG CCGACCTCGATAGACTCGCAAAGGTAGAAGTCGAATATACTACCTTCCCAGGATGGAAAActgatatttcaaattgTAAGACATATGAAGAACTTCCTGAGAACGCAAAgaaatatatcaaattcatagATGAATACTTGGGTGTAAAAACACAATATGTCGGTGTCGGGCCAGGCAGAgatcaaaatttgattatcttCTAG